In Streptomyces sp. NBC_00433, a single genomic region encodes these proteins:
- a CDS encoding cellulose-binding protein, producing the protein MSDTSSPFGFELVRRGYDRGQVDDRITKLVADRDSALTRITALEKRIEELHLETQNAAAQVNDSEPSYAGLGARVEKILRLAEEEAKDLREEARRAAEQHRELADSAAAQVRNDAEAFAADRKSKAEDEGARIVDKAKGDATQLRSDAQKDALAKREEADALFEETRAKAAQAAADFETNLAKRREQSERDLASRQAKAEKRLAEIEHRAEQLRLEAEKLRTDAERRARQTVETAQRQSEDIVADANAKADRIRSESERELAALTNRRDSINAQLTNVREMLATLTGAAVAAAGSPDDEPISRGVPAQQSR; encoded by the coding sequence ATGAGCGACACTTCCTCCCCCTTCGGCTTCGAGTTGGTGCGTCGCGGATACGACCGCGGACAGGTGGACGACCGCATCACCAAGCTCGTCGCCGACCGTGACAGTGCCCTGACGCGCATCACCGCGCTGGAGAAGCGCATCGAGGAACTGCACCTCGAAACCCAGAACGCCGCGGCTCAGGTGAACGACTCCGAGCCGTCCTACGCCGGTCTCGGCGCCCGGGTGGAGAAGATCCTCCGCCTGGCCGAGGAAGAGGCCAAGGACCTGCGTGAGGAGGCCCGTCGCGCCGCCGAGCAGCACCGCGAGCTGGCCGATTCCGCGGCCGCGCAGGTGCGCAACGACGCGGAGGCCTTCGCGGCCGACCGCAAGTCCAAGGCCGAGGACGAGGGCGCCCGGATCGTCGACAAGGCGAAGGGCGACGCCACCCAGCTGCGCAGCGACGCCCAGAAGGACGCCCTGGCCAAGCGCGAGGAAGCCGACGCGCTGTTCGAGGAGACCCGCGCCAAGGCCGCCCAGGCCGCCGCGGACTTCGAGACCAACCTGGCCAAGCGCCGCGAGCAGTCCGAGCGCGACCTGGCGTCGCGTCAGGCGAAGGCGGAGAAGCGCCTGGCGGAGATCGAGCACCGCGCCGAGCAGCTGCGCCTTGAGGCGGAGAAGCTGCGCACGGACGCCGAGCGCCGGGCCCGCCAGACGGTGGAGACCGCGCAGCGCCAGTCCGAGGACATCGTCGCGGACGCGAACGCGAAGGCCGACCGGATCCGCAGCGAGTCCGAGCGCGAGCTGGCGGCGCTGACCAACCGCCGCGACAGCATCAACGCGCAGCTGACCAACGTCCGCGAGATGCTGGCCACGCTGACCGGCGCGGCCGTCGCCGCCGCGGGCTCCCCGGACGACGAGCCGATCTCGCGCGGCGTCCCGGCCCAGCAGTCCCGCTGA
- the meaB gene encoding methylmalonyl Co-A mutase-associated GTPase MeaB, whose protein sequence is MVDVHSLVEQAREGRPRAVARLISLVEGASPQLREVMAALAPLSGGAYVVGLTGSPGVGKSTSTSALVGAYRKAGRRVGVLAVDPSSPFSGGALLGDRVRMSEHASDPGVYIRSMATRGHLGGLAWAAPQAIRVLDAAGCDVILVETVGVGQSEVEIAAQADTSVVLLAPGMGDGIQAAKAGILEIGDVYVVNKADRDGADATARELNHMLGLGEARGAGDWRPPIVKTVAARGEGIDEVVEALDKHRAWMEEHDVLTARRRTRAAHEIETIALTALRARIGTLHGDQHLSALAARVTDGATDPYTAADELIAGLTA, encoded by the coding sequence ATGGTGGACGTCCACTCACTGGTCGAGCAGGCCCGGGAGGGCCGTCCCCGGGCCGTGGCCCGGCTGATCTCACTGGTCGAGGGGGCGTCCCCGCAGCTGCGCGAGGTCATGGCCGCGCTCGCACCGCTGTCCGGCGGCGCCTACGTGGTCGGCCTCACCGGATCGCCCGGCGTCGGCAAGTCCACCTCCACCTCGGCCCTGGTCGGCGCCTACCGCAAGGCGGGCCGCAGGGTCGGGGTGCTGGCGGTCGACCCGTCCTCGCCCTTCTCCGGCGGCGCCCTGCTCGGCGACCGGGTGCGCATGTCGGAGCACGCCTCCGACCCGGGCGTCTACATCCGCTCGATGGCCACCCGCGGCCACCTCGGCGGCCTCGCCTGGGCCGCCCCGCAGGCCATCCGGGTGCTCGACGCGGCCGGCTGCGACGTGATCCTGGTCGAGACGGTCGGCGTCGGCCAGTCCGAGGTCGAGATCGCAGCCCAGGCCGACACCTCGGTCGTGCTGCTCGCCCCCGGCATGGGCGACGGCATCCAGGCCGCCAAGGCCGGCATCCTGGAGATCGGCGACGTCTACGTCGTCAACAAGGCCGACCGCGACGGCGCCGACGCCACCGCCCGCGAGCTGAACCACATGCTCGGCCTGGGCGAGGCCCGCGGCGCCGGCGACTGGCGCCCCCCGATCGTCAAGACCGTCGCCGCCCGCGGCGAGGGCATCGACGAGGTGGTCGAGGCCCTCGACAAGCACCGCGCCTGGATGGAGGAGCACGACGTGCTCACCGCCCGCCGCCGCACCCGCGCCGCCCACGAGATCGAGACCATCGCCCTGACCGCGCTCCGCGCCCGTATCGGCACCCTCCACGGCGACCAGCACCTGTCCGCCCTGGCGGCCCGCGTCACCGACGGCGCGACCGACCCCTACACGGCCGCGGACGAGCTGATCGCCGGCCTGACGGCGTAG
- a CDS encoding aminoacyltransferase gives MTTHQRPQAHAPAGELTELRLGVIPGEVHAAYLRRPGPHTASFLQTPAWARVKTGWRAESLGWFDADRRMVGSALVLYRRPPGVRRFFAYLPEGPGVDWADPQLERWLDPLLGHLAGTGAFAVRMGPPLAYRRWSARTLKDAAGPGRRVGDILPDLVEPLGAAVADRLRESGWRRCGEDGQGGDAQPRLVFEVPLAGRGLDDLWTGLNQEWRRNIKKAAKCGVWTGVEGPRTLPAFHGLLRVTERRDGFDLGRDLDYYQRQYAELNAGRPGSMRLYTARHQGELLAAHTLLTAPDGNRVWYQTGASADHRREVRPSNALQWRMLCDALAAGAAVYDMRGVPDDLDPAARAHGLLRWKLGTGGEAVETVGEWELPLQGAVNKALHRAMHTYLTRR, from the coding sequence ATGACCACCCATCAGCGGCCGCAGGCACACGCACCGGCGGGGGAGCTCACCGAGCTGCGCCTGGGGGTGATACCCGGCGAGGTGCACGCGGCGTACCTGCGGCGGCCGGGCCCGCACACCGCGAGCTTTCTGCAGACGCCCGCCTGGGCGAGGGTGAAGACCGGGTGGCGGGCCGAGAGCCTGGGGTGGTTCGACGCGGACCGGCGGATGGTCGGCTCCGCGCTGGTGCTCTACCGGCGGCCTCCCGGAGTACGCCGCTTCTTCGCGTATCTGCCGGAAGGGCCTGGCGTGGACTGGGCGGACCCGCAGCTGGAGCGCTGGCTCGACCCGCTGCTCGGGCATCTGGCGGGCACCGGTGCCTTCGCCGTACGGATGGGGCCGCCGCTGGCTTACCGCAGGTGGTCGGCGCGGACGCTCAAGGACGCGGCGGGGCCGGGGCGCAGGGTCGGCGACATCCTGCCCGACCTGGTGGAGCCGCTGGGCGCCGCGGTCGCCGACCGGCTGCGCGAGTCGGGCTGGCGCCGGTGCGGCGAGGACGGGCAGGGCGGCGACGCGCAGCCGAGGCTGGTCTTCGAGGTGCCGCTGGCCGGGCGGGGCCTGGACGACCTGTGGACCGGGCTGAACCAGGAGTGGCGCCGCAACATCAAGAAGGCCGCCAAGTGCGGCGTGTGGACCGGGGTGGAGGGGCCGCGGACGCTGCCCGCCTTCCACGGGCTGCTGCGGGTCACCGAGCGCCGCGACGGCTTCGACCTGGGCCGGGACCTGGACTACTACCAGCGGCAGTATGCCGAGCTGAACGCCGGCCGGCCCGGCAGCATGCGCCTCTACACCGCCCGCCACCAGGGCGAACTGCTGGCCGCGCACACCCTGTTGACCGCACCGGACGGCAACCGCGTCTGGTACCAGACCGGCGCGTCCGCCGACCACCGCCGCGAGGTGCGGCCGAGCAACGCCCTGCAGTGGCGGATGCTGTGCGACGCGCTGGCGGCGGGCGCGGCGGTCTACGACATGCGCGGGGTGCCCGACGACCTGGACCCGGCGGCCCGCGCCCACGGGCTGCTGCGCTGGAAGCTCGGCACCGGCGGCGAGGCGGTGGAGACCGTGGGGGAGTGGGAACTGCCGCTCCAGGGCGCGGTGAACAAGGCGCTGCACCGGGCGATGCACACGTATCTCACCCGGCGCTGA
- the mce gene encoding methylmalonyl-CoA epimerase: MLTRIDHIGIACFDLDATVEFYRATYGFEVFHSEVNDEQGVREAMLKINGTSDGGSSYLQLLEPTREDSAVGKWLAKNGEGVHHIAFGTADVDADSEAIRGKGVRVLYDEPRRGSMESRITFLHPKDCHGVLTELVTAAGQHGGAAADGGPAAGSGLVQDPQDH; encoded by the coding sequence ATGCTGACTCGTATCGACCACATCGGGATCGCCTGCTTCGACCTCGACGCGACCGTCGAGTTCTACCGTGCCACGTATGGCTTCGAGGTGTTCCACAGCGAGGTGAACGACGAGCAGGGCGTGCGCGAGGCCATGCTCAAGATCAACGGCACCTCGGACGGCGGCTCCTCCTACCTCCAACTGCTGGAGCCGACCAGGGAGGACTCCGCGGTCGGCAAGTGGCTGGCGAAGAACGGCGAGGGCGTGCACCACATCGCCTTCGGCACCGCGGACGTGGACGCGGACTCCGAGGCCATCAGGGGCAAGGGCGTCAGGGTGCTCTACGACGAGCCGCGGCGCGGCTCCATGGAGTCCAGGATCACTTTCCTGCACCCCAAGGACTGCCACGGGGTGCTCACCGAACTGGTGACCGCGGCCGGTCAGCACGGCGGTGCCGCGGCGGACGGCGGACCGGCGGCCGGATCCGGTCTCGTCCAGGACCCTCAGGACCACTGA
- a CDS encoding TetR family transcriptional regulator gives MAGLRERKRARTHAAISDAAIALFLERGFDQVSVAEVAEAAEVSKRTVFAYFPAKEDLVVHRFADHEAEPARVVRARPPDVGPLAALRGHFLAGLRDRDPVTGLNDIPQILALTRMVRQTPALRTRAIGFQEAAQSALAEALRETAGVPALTARLAATQVVGIHWLLSMDNHEALTGGQSADARFPAALEDAEHAFAVLSEGLAGYL, from the coding sequence ATGGCAGGCCTGCGTGAACGCAAGAGGGCGCGGACCCACGCCGCCATCTCGGACGCGGCCATCGCGCTCTTCCTGGAACGCGGCTTCGACCAGGTGTCGGTCGCGGAGGTGGCCGAGGCCGCCGAGGTCTCGAAGCGGACCGTCTTCGCGTACTTCCCCGCCAAGGAGGACCTGGTCGTCCACCGCTTCGCCGACCACGAGGCCGAGCCGGCCCGGGTCGTCCGCGCCCGCCCCCCGGACGTCGGTCCGCTGGCGGCCCTGCGCGGCCACTTCCTGGCCGGGCTGCGCGACCGCGACCCGGTCACCGGGCTCAACGACATCCCGCAGATCCTGGCGCTCACCCGGATGGTCAGGCAGACGCCCGCGCTGCGCACCCGCGCGATCGGCTTCCAGGAGGCCGCGCAAAGCGCGCTCGCCGAGGCGCTGCGCGAGACCGCGGGGGTCCCCGCGCTGACCGCGCGCCTGGCCGCCACCCAGGTCGTGGGCATCCACTGGCTGCTGTCGATGGACAACCACGAGGCGCTGACCGGCGGCCAGAGCGCCGACGCCCGCTTCCCGGCGGCGCTGGAAGACGCGGAGCACGCCTTCGCGGTGCTGTCCGAGGGCCTCGCCGGCTACCTGTAG
- a CDS encoding acetyl-CoA C-acetyltransferase: protein MIVAGARTPMGRLLGGLRGFSGADLGGFAIKAALERAGVSGDQVQYVIMGQVLQAGAGQIPARQAAVKAGIPMSVPALTVNKVCLSGLDAIALADQLIRAGEFDIVVAGGQESMTNAPHLLPGSRAGFKYGAMEMLDSMAHDGLTDAFENIAMGESTEKHNTRLGIERAPQDVFAALSHQRAAAAQKNGLFDAEITPVEIPQRKGDPVVLSKDEGIRPETTAESLGRLRPAFAADGTITAGTSSQISDGAAAVVVMSRAKAEELGLEWIAEIGAHGNVAGPDNSLQSQPSNAIAHALGKDGLTVADLDLIEINEAFAAVAVQSMKDLGVTPERVNVNGGAIALGHPIGMSGARIVLHLALELRRRGGGTGAAALCGGGGQGDALILHVPAGR from the coding sequence GTGATCGTCGCGGGTGCCCGCACCCCGATGGGCAGACTGCTCGGCGGCCTGCGCGGCTTCTCCGGCGCAGACCTCGGCGGCTTCGCGATCAAGGCGGCGCTGGAGCGGGCCGGCGTCTCCGGCGACCAGGTGCAGTACGTGATCATGGGCCAGGTGCTGCAGGCCGGCGCCGGCCAGATCCCCGCCCGCCAGGCCGCCGTCAAGGCCGGCATCCCGATGTCGGTGCCCGCCCTCACCGTGAACAAGGTGTGCCTGTCGGGACTCGACGCCATCGCGCTGGCCGACCAGCTGATCCGCGCCGGCGAGTTCGACATCGTGGTGGCCGGCGGCCAGGAGTCCATGACCAACGCCCCGCACCTGCTGCCCGGCTCCCGGGCCGGCTTCAAGTACGGCGCGATGGAGATGCTCGACTCGATGGCCCACGACGGCCTCACCGACGCCTTCGAGAACATCGCGATGGGCGAGTCCACCGAGAAGCACAACACCCGGCTCGGCATCGAGCGCGCCCCGCAGGACGTCTTCGCTGCCCTGTCCCACCAGCGGGCCGCCGCCGCCCAGAAGAACGGCCTTTTCGACGCCGAGATCACCCCGGTCGAGATCCCGCAGCGCAAGGGCGACCCGGTGGTCCTCAGCAAGGACGAGGGCATCCGCCCGGAGACCACCGCGGAATCCCTGGGCCGGCTGCGCCCCGCCTTCGCCGCCGACGGCACCATCACCGCGGGCACCTCCTCGCAGATCTCCGACGGCGCCGCCGCCGTGGTCGTCATGAGCCGCGCCAAGGCCGAGGAGCTGGGCCTTGAGTGGATCGCCGAGATCGGCGCCCACGGCAATGTGGCGGGCCCCGACAACTCGCTCCAGTCCCAGCCCTCGAACGCCATCGCCCACGCCTTGGGCAAGGACGGCCTCACGGTGGCCGACCTCGACCTCATCGAGATCAACGAGGCCTTCGCGGCGGTCGCCGTGCAGTCCATGAAGGACCTCGGGGTGACACCTGAAAGGGTGAACGTGAACGGTGGCGCGATCGCGCTCGGCCACCCCATCGGCATGTCGGGAGCACGTATCGTTCTGCACCTGGCCCTGGAGCTGCGCCGCCGCGGCGGCGGCACCGGTGCCGCCGCCCTGTGCGGGGGCGGCGGGCAGGGCGACGCGCTGATCCTGCACGTGCCGGCCGGCCGGTGA
- the murJ gene encoding murein biosynthesis integral membrane protein MurJ, with product MTTAPARPGGRRAHARPSLRRSGTLMVAGSLASRATGFLRLAVITASVGTAASGDAFGVANTVPNIIYALMIGGALQSVFVPELVRAAKEHADGGQAYTDRLLTLCAVALALITALAVLAAPLLVTAYAPDFGGAQRDLTVTLARYCLPQILCYGVFTLLGQVLGARDRFGAMMWTPVLNNLVVIAVFGLYLGTARGGVDDRDAMVLGLGSTAGIAVQALGLLPSLRAAGFRWHPRFDWRGAGLTQPLRAAVWTLLLVLVNQAAYWVVTRLSTSAGQHALAAGHRAGVGYAAYSNAYSLWVVPQGIVTVSLVTALLPRMSRAAADGDHAAVGADLTRGLNTSGTAVVPAVLAFLTLAPQITGVVFQHGATTEADAAAIGWMLTAFALGLPAFAGQYLLARGFYALGDTRTPFFLNVLIAAVNASLAAASYALLPARWAVTGMAAGYAVACTAGLLATSALLRRRLAWRPRVLSHHLRLLAAFLPGAALSLAAAHYCAGRFGTSSAADLAALLAGCAALVLPAAVLARPLGLRFGRL from the coding sequence TTGACGACGGCGCCGGCAAGACCAGGTGGCCGCAGGGCACATGCGCGGCCGTCGCTGCGCCGCAGCGGCACGCTGATGGTGGCCGGCTCGCTGGCGTCGCGAGCGACGGGCTTCCTCCGCTTGGCGGTGATCACCGCAAGCGTGGGCACCGCGGCCTCCGGTGACGCCTTCGGTGTCGCCAACACCGTCCCGAACATCATCTACGCCCTGATGATCGGCGGCGCCCTCCAGTCCGTCTTCGTGCCCGAACTGGTCCGCGCGGCGAAGGAGCACGCCGACGGCGGCCAGGCGTACACCGACCGCCTGCTCACCCTGTGCGCGGTCGCGCTGGCCCTGATCACCGCGCTGGCGGTGCTGGCGGCGCCGCTCCTGGTGACGGCCTACGCACCGGACTTCGGCGGCGCGCAGCGCGACCTCACGGTCACGCTGGCCCGCTACTGCCTGCCGCAGATCCTCTGCTACGGCGTCTTCACGCTGCTCGGCCAGGTGCTGGGCGCCCGCGACCGCTTCGGCGCGATGATGTGGACGCCGGTGCTCAACAACCTCGTCGTCATCGCCGTGTTCGGCCTCTACCTCGGCACCGCCCGCGGCGGCGTCGACGACCGGGACGCGATGGTGCTGGGCCTCGGCAGCACCGCGGGCATCGCGGTGCAGGCGCTCGGCCTGCTGCCCTCCCTGCGCGCCGCGGGCTTCCGCTGGCATCCGCGGTTCGACTGGCGCGGCGCCGGGCTGACCCAGCCGCTGCGGGCCGCGGTGTGGACGCTGCTGCTGGTGCTGGTCAACCAGGCCGCCTACTGGGTCGTCACCCGGCTGTCGACCTCCGCCGGGCAGCACGCGCTGGCGGCCGGGCACCGCGCGGGCGTGGGCTATGCGGCGTACAGCAACGCGTACAGCCTGTGGGTCGTCCCGCAGGGCATCGTCACCGTCTCGCTGGTCACCGCGCTGCTGCCGCGGATGAGCCGGGCGGCGGCGGACGGCGACCACGCGGCGGTCGGCGCCGACCTGACCCGCGGCCTGAACACGTCGGGCACCGCCGTCGTGCCCGCCGTCCTGGCCTTCCTGACGCTCGCCCCGCAGATCACCGGTGTCGTCTTCCAGCACGGCGCCACCACGGAGGCGGACGCCGCGGCGATCGGCTGGATGCTGACCGCCTTCGCGCTCGGGCTGCCCGCTTTCGCGGGCCAGTATCTGCTGGCCCGCGGCTTCTACGCGCTGGGCGACACGCGTACGCCCTTCTTCCTCAACGTGCTGATCGCCGCCGTCAACGCCTCGCTGGCGGCGGCTTCCTACGCGCTGCTGCCGGCCCGCTGGGCGGTCACCGGCATGGCGGCCGGCTATGCCGTCGCCTGTACGGCGGGGCTGCTCGCGACCTCCGCGCTGCTGCGGCGCCGGCTGGCCTGGCGGCCCCGGGTGCTGTCGCACCACCTGCGGCTGCTCGCCGCCTTCCTGCCGGGTGCCGCGCTGTCGCTGGCGGCCGCGCACTACTGTGCCGGGCGGTTCGGTACGTCGTCGGCGGCCGATCTGGCGGCGCTGCTGGCGGGTTGCGCGGCCCTGGTGCTGCCCGCGGCGGTCCTGGCGCGGCCGCTGGGCCTGCGCTTCGGCCGGCTCTAG